One Hyphomicrobium sp. CS1GBMeth3 DNA window includes the following coding sequences:
- a CDS encoding glutamate--cysteine ligase: MSTRQDGAQSPLARSQDDLVAWIAAGEKPKEDWRIGTEHEKFVFYTETLKPVPYGGGRGIRALMEQLVARYDWEPIFEGENIIALKRPNGQPGGTISLEPGGQFELSGAPLKTLHETAEETDEHLKQVLSVGEGLGIGFLGVGFSPKWTLDETPHMPKERYAVMTRYMPTVGTRGLDMMYRTATIQVNLDFANEADMVKKLRVSLALQPIATALFASSPFTEGRLNGFKSLRSEVWRDTDPRRTGMLPFVFENGMGYERYVDYALNVPMYFVYRDGRYIDVAGASFRDFMAGRLAALPSEYPTLDDWSDHLTTLFPEVRLKRFLEMRGADGGRWPRICALSAFWVGLLYDETALDAAWDLVKSWTVAERDELRAAVPRAALAAPFRDTTVRDIALLALRISQLGLRNRRQINPNSQDETIYLALIEQLARAGRTVADDLIERFEGRWRGRIDHIFEECAF; encoded by the coding sequence ATGTCTACCCGCCAGGATGGGGCTCAGAGCCCGCTCGCGCGCAGCCAGGACGACCTCGTCGCCTGGATCGCAGCGGGCGAGAAGCCGAAGGAAGATTGGCGGATCGGCACCGAGCACGAGAAGTTCGTGTTCTACACCGAGACGCTGAAGCCGGTGCCCTATGGGGGCGGGCGCGGCATCCGAGCCCTCATGGAACAGCTGGTGGCCCGCTACGACTGGGAGCCGATTTTCGAGGGCGAAAACATCATCGCGCTCAAGCGGCCCAACGGACAGCCGGGCGGCACCATCAGCCTCGAGCCCGGCGGGCAGTTCGAGCTCTCCGGCGCGCCGCTCAAGACGCTGCACGAGACAGCCGAGGAGACCGACGAGCACCTGAAGCAGGTGCTGAGCGTCGGCGAGGGCCTTGGCATCGGCTTCCTCGGCGTCGGCTTCTCGCCGAAGTGGACGCTCGATGAAACTCCGCACATGCCGAAGGAGCGCTACGCGGTCATGACGCGCTACATGCCGACAGTCGGCACGCGCGGCCTCGACATGATGTATCGCACGGCAACAATCCAGGTGAACCTCGACTTCGCGAACGAAGCCGACATGGTGAAGAAGCTGCGCGTCAGCCTGGCGCTGCAGCCCATCGCAACGGCGCTGTTCGCCTCGTCGCCGTTCACTGAGGGGCGCCTCAACGGCTTCAAATCGCTCAGAAGCGAAGTGTGGCGCGACACGGATCCGCGCCGCACGGGTATGCTGCCGTTCGTGTTCGAGAACGGCATGGGATACGAGCGCTACGTCGACTATGCGCTCAATGTGCCGATGTACTTCGTCTACCGCGACGGGCGTTATATCGACGTTGCGGGTGCCTCGTTCCGCGACTTCATGGCTGGCCGACTTGCGGCGCTGCCCAGCGAGTACCCGACGCTCGACGACTGGTCCGACCACCTGACCACCCTGTTTCCCGAGGTGCGGCTCAAGCGCTTCCTAGAGATGCGCGGCGCGGACGGCGGGCGGTGGCCGCGCATTTGCGCGCTGTCGGCTTTCTGGGTCGGACTGCTCTACGATGAGACGGCGCTCGACGCGGCGTGGGATCTCGTCAAATCGTGGACCGTGGCCGAGCGCGACGAGCTCCGAGCGGCCGTTCCGCGCGCCGCGCTTGCCGCACCCTTCCGCGACACCACGGTGCGGGACATCGCGCTTTTGGCGCTGCGGATCTCGCAGCTCGGCCTTCGCAACCGGCGCCAGATCAACCCCAACAGCCAGGACGAGACGATCTATTTGGCGCTCATCGAGCAGCTGGCGCGTGCCGGGCGCACGGTCGCCGACGATCTCATCGAGCGCTTCGAGGGCCGCTGGCGCGGGCGCATCGACCACATCTTCGAGGAATGCGCTTTCTAA
- a CDS encoding bifunctional riboflavin kinase/FAD synthetase — MRVIHGSDEIPLEARGAVLALGNFDGVHRGHQVLIRQAIDAARRDGRPAGVLLFEPHPREFFNPDAPHFRLTPLEEKLAVLEELGVDLAIVLPFNAELAALDAERFIGDVLVNALGVKHVFVGYHFFFGRNRSGSTETLRAAGAAHGFDVTVVEPVSERGEPFSSTAVRLALAEGDVKHAAELLGRHWRISGPVVGGAKRGTGLGFPTANVAMPKGTALGHGIFAVRVTLDGRQLDGAAYLGTRPTFDNGMPVLEVFLFDFDEAIYGRTIEVSFIDKVRDDRKFSDADELVRQMQIDCEAARRILAQDAAAGSKA; from the coding sequence ATGCGCGTCATCCACGGCTCCGACGAGATTCCGCTTGAGGCGCGCGGCGCCGTGCTGGCGCTCGGCAATTTCGACGGCGTGCATCGCGGGCATCAGGTGCTCATCCGCCAGGCGATCGACGCGGCGCGCCGTGATGGCCGGCCAGCGGGTGTGCTTCTGTTCGAGCCGCATCCGCGCGAGTTTTTCAATCCGGATGCACCGCACTTTCGGCTCACGCCGCTCGAAGAGAAGCTTGCCGTTCTGGAGGAACTGGGCGTCGATCTCGCGATCGTGCTGCCGTTCAACGCGGAGCTTGCGGCGCTCGACGCGGAGCGTTTCATCGGCGACGTTCTCGTCAATGCACTTGGAGTGAAGCACGTTTTCGTGGGGTACCACTTCTTCTTCGGCCGCAACCGTTCGGGCTCGACAGAGACGCTACGCGCGGCCGGCGCAGCGCACGGCTTCGACGTGACGGTCGTGGAGCCCGTATCTGAGCGCGGCGAGCCGTTCTCGTCGACTGCCGTCCGGCTTGCTTTGGCGGAAGGCGACGTGAAGCACGCCGCGGAGTTGCTCGGGCGGCACTGGCGCATCAGCGGTCCGGTGGTGGGCGGAGCGAAGCGCGGCACCGGACTTGGCTTTCCAACGGCCAACGTCGCGATGCCCAAGGGCACCGCGCTCGGGCATGGCATCTTCGCAGTCCGCGTCACGCTCGACGGGCGCCAGCTCGACGGGGCGGCCTATCTCGGCACGCGGCCAACCTTCGACAACGGCATGCCGGTGCTCGAGGTTTTCCTGTTCGATTTCGACGAAGCGATCTACGGGCGGACGATCGAGGTGAGCTTCATCGACAAGGTGCGCGACGATCGTAAATTCTCGGACGCGGATGAGCTCGTGCGCCAGATGCAGATCGACTGCGAGGCCGCGCGCAGGATCCTGGCGCAAGACGCGGCAGCCGGCAGCAAAGCTTAA
- a CDS encoding MaoC family dehydratase: MTTNKITYFEDLAVGQEASLSNTVTEDVINAFAEVSGDRNPVHLDEAYAASTMFKGRIAHGMLSAAYISAVFGMKLPGPGAIYLSQTLSFKAPVKIGDTVVTTVKLVELLPEKKRARFETVCTVNDKPVLTGEALLMVPARPA, encoded by the coding sequence ATGACCACCAATAAAATCACGTACTTCGAGGATCTGGCGGTGGGCCAGGAGGCCTCGCTCTCGAACACCGTGACCGAGGACGTCATCAACGCTTTCGCCGAGGTGTCCGGAGATCGCAATCCCGTGCATCTCGACGAGGCCTACGCGGCGTCAACCATGTTCAAGGGGCGGATCGCCCACGGCATGCTGTCTGCCGCCTACATCTCCGCCGTATTCGGCATGAAGCTGCCCGGGCCGGGCGCCATCTATCTCTCGCAGACGCTGTCCTTCAAAGCACCGGTCAAGATCGGCGACACGGTGGTGACTACCGTTAAGCTCGTGGAGCTTCTACCCGAGAAGAAGCGGGCCCGCTTCGAGACCGTGTGCACCGTGAACGACAAACCGGTGCTCACGGGTGAGGCGCTGCTGATGGTTCCGGCACGCCCGGCCTAA
- a CDS encoding carboxynorspermidine decarboxylase, whose translation MTSKLPDDIRTPAYVLDVAALKRNLATATRVKREAGVKVLLATKAWAMPAAFPLMQDVLDGTTASGEYEARMGREEFGREVHVYAPAYAPGEVARLTEIADHIYANSPEQAVHVRDVVQGSGRAGIEIGARINPGYSNATLGGALYDPCAPNSRFGTTVAEIDRLPWDDIDIFHVHALCESLADGTVGLIEHVARNFAPYLKRVKAVNFGGGHFMNKPGYDVDKLIATLRAFRSEFDLEVYLEPGAGLVVDTGYLVSTVIGIHRNEKEIAILDASASTHMPDVLEVPYTPPVLDAEKPGVLPHSYILGGKTCMTGDIIGEYSFAEPLVPGSRVVFGDMMQYSFVKNTTFNGTPLPDIAMLHEDGRYEVVRTFGYDEFRRRLG comes from the coding sequence ATGACTTCGAAGCTTCCTGACGACATCCGCACGCCTGCCTACGTCCTCGACGTAGCGGCATTGAAGCGGAACCTTGCCACCGCCACTCGCGTCAAGCGCGAGGCGGGTGTGAAGGTGCTGCTCGCCACTAAGGCGTGGGCAATGCCGGCGGCCTTCCCGCTGATGCAGGATGTGCTCGACGGCACCACCGCGTCGGGCGAGTACGAGGCGCGCATGGGGCGCGAAGAGTTCGGCCGGGAGGTGCACGTCTACGCGCCGGCCTACGCGCCGGGCGAGGTCGCGCGCCTGACGGAGATCGCCGATCACATCTATGCCAACTCGCCCGAGCAGGCCGTGCACGTGCGCGACGTGGTGCAGGGCTCGGGCCGCGCCGGCATCGAGATCGGTGCTCGTATCAATCCGGGCTACTCCAACGCCACCCTTGGCGGTGCGCTGTACGATCCGTGCGCGCCGAACTCGCGCTTCGGCACGACTGTCGCGGAAATCGATCGGCTGCCGTGGGACGACATCGACATCTTTCACGTACACGCGCTGTGCGAGTCGCTGGCCGATGGAACGGTCGGGCTCATCGAGCACGTCGCGCGCAACTTCGCGCCTTATCTAAAACGGGTGAAGGCCGTGAACTTCGGTGGTGGGCATTTCATGAACAAGCCCGGCTACGACGTCGACAAGCTGATCGCGACGCTGCGCGCGTTCCGCTCCGAATTCGATCTTGAGGTCTACCTCGAGCCGGGCGCCGGCCTCGTCGTCGACACCGGCTACCTCGTGTCGACGGTCATCGGCATTCATCGCAACGAGAAGGAGATCGCGATCCTCGACGCGTCCGCTTCGACGCACATGCCGGACGTGCTGGAGGTCCCGTACACGCCGCCGGTGCTCGACGCCGAGAAGCCAGGTGTGTTGCCGCATTCCTACATCCTCGGCGGCAAGACCTGCATGACCGGCGACATCATCGGTGAGTACTCGTTCGCCGAGCCGCTGGTCCCGGGTTCTCGCGTCGTCTTCGGCGACATGATGCAGTATTCGTTCGTGAAGAACACGACCTTCAACGGAACGCCGCTGCCCGACATCGCGATGCTGCACGAGGACGGCCGTTACGAGGTCGTACGCACCTTCGGCTACGACGAGTTCCGCCGCCGTCTTGGTTAG
- a CDS encoding cell cycle transcriptional regulator TrcR encodes MSDRKPLMPKATAVWLVENTSLSFEQIAEFCGLHVLEVKGIADGDVAQGIKGLDPVTSNQLTREEIEAAEKDSSRKLKLAEPKVVIPEPSVTKRGPRYTPVSRRHDRPNAVLWLLRNHPELKTSQIMRLVGTTKPTIAQIKDRTHWNSPNLVPQDPVTLGLCSQTDLDNEVKKAARRLERERKEAEKEAIKAGTLLPTEETTAPAASSEEGFRPTAEIVQPRGAEEHHEETPAEEEARMLAKLKELKSDPAAEDDDDGEAEPESEGDAEKGEAEDKDRERSDT; translated from the coding sequence ATGAGCGATCGTAAACCCCTGATGCCGAAGGCCACCGCCGTCTGGCTGGTCGAGAACACCTCGCTGTCCTTCGAGCAGATCGCCGAGTTCTGCGGCCTCCATGTGCTGGAGGTCAAAGGCATCGCCGACGGCGACGTGGCCCAAGGCATCAAAGGCCTCGACCCCGTCACCTCGAACCAGCTCACGCGCGAGGAGATCGAAGCGGCCGAGAAGGATTCCTCGCGCAAGCTCAAGCTTGCCGAGCCGAAGGTCGTGATTCCGGAGCCGAGCGTCACCAAGCGCGGCCCCCGCTACACGCCGGTCTCGCGCCGCCACGACCGCCCAAACGCGGTGCTCTGGCTCTTGCGCAACCATCCGGAGCTGAAGACCAGCCAGATCATGCGCCTCGTCGGCACGACGAAGCCGACCATCGCCCAGATCAAGGACCGCACGCACTGGAACTCGCCGAACCTCGTGCCGCAGGATCCGGTGACGCTGGGACTGTGCTCGCAGACCGACCTCGACAACGAGGTGAAGAAGGCCGCCCGCCGTCTCGAGCGCGAGCGCAAGGAGGCCGAGAAGGAAGCGATCAAGGCCGGCACGCTGCTGCCGACGGAGGAGACAACCGCTCCGGCCGCTTCGTCCGAGGAGGGCTTCCGCCCGACGGCCGAGATCGTGCAGCCGCGCGGTGCCGAAGAGCATCACGAGGAGACACCGGCCGAGGAAGAAGCGCGCATGCTGGCCAAGCTGAAGGAGCTGAAGTCCGACCCCGCGGCCGAGGACGACGATGATGGCGAAGCTGAACCTGAATCTGAAGGCGATGCTGAGAAGGGCGAGGCCGAGGATAAGGACCGCGAGCGCAGCGACACCTGA
- the ubiA gene encoding 4-hydroxybenzoate octaprenyltransferase has translation MTAHAANPEEGPSGGSGAKAVSDAEAGNWVDRYAPEAWRPYLRLARLDRPIGTWLLLFPCWWAVTLAEVSNGRPYPDITMLALFAVGAIVMRGAGCAYNDYVDREYDARVARTASRPIPSGQVSPEAALVFVVALLGIGFLVLIWFNLFTIVLGAASLVLVAIYPFMKRLTYWPQAVLGLAFNWGALMGWAAVKGSLDAPAILLYAGSVLWTIGYDTIYAHQDAEDDLMLGLKSTALTFGEDTPFWVGGFYVGALLLWIAAGFLAGTHLVFFFGVALVGLQMAWQVSTLDTSDPQNCLRRFRANRDVGAAIFLALLADTLISWWAGLS, from the coding sequence ATGACGGCACACGCGGCCAATCCGGAGGAAGGCCCGTCCGGCGGGAGCGGCGCGAAGGCGGTCTCGGACGCGGAGGCCGGCAACTGGGTGGACCGCTACGCCCCCGAGGCCTGGCGGCCCTATCTGCGGCTCGCGCGGCTGGATCGTCCGATCGGCACTTGGCTGTTGCTCTTTCCGTGCTGGTGGGCGGTGACGCTCGCTGAGGTGTCGAACGGCCGGCCCTATCCAGACATCACGATGCTGGCGCTGTTCGCAGTCGGCGCGATTGTCATGCGCGGCGCCGGCTGCGCCTATAACGACTACGTGGACCGCGAGTATGATGCGCGCGTCGCACGGACCGCGAGCCGGCCGATCCCGTCCGGGCAGGTCTCGCCGGAAGCGGCGCTCGTGTTCGTGGTGGCGCTACTCGGCATCGGCTTCCTGGTGCTGATCTGGTTCAACCTGTTCACCATCGTGCTCGGCGCGGCGTCGCTGGTTCTGGTTGCCATCTACCCGTTCATGAAGCGGCTGACGTACTGGCCGCAGGCCGTGCTGGGGCTGGCGTTCAACTGGGGCGCGTTGATGGGCTGGGCCGCCGTCAAGGGCTCGCTCGATGCGCCGGCCATCCTGCTCTACGCGGGGTCGGTGCTGTGGACGATCGGCTACGACACGATCTATGCGCACCAGGACGCCGAGGACGACCTGATGCTCGGCCTCAAGTCGACGGCGCTGACCTTCGGCGAGGATACGCCGTTCTGGGTCGGCGGCTTCTACGTCGGCGCGCTCTTGCTCTGGATCGCGGCCGGCTTCCTGGCCGGCACGCACCTCGTGTTCTTCTTCGGCGTGGCGCTCGTCGGGTTGCAGATGGCGTGGCAGGTCTCGACGCTCGATACGTCAGATCCCCAGAACTGCCTGCGCCGGTTCCGCGCCAATCGCGACGTGGGCGCCGCGATCTTCCTGGCGCTTCTGGCCGATACGCTGATCTCGTGGTGGGCGGGGCTCAGCTGA